One Serpentinicella alkaliphila DNA segment encodes these proteins:
- a CDS encoding adenylate kinase gives MRTILLGPPGAGKGTQAEVIVNEFNIPHISTGDIFRYNIKQGTELGLKAKEYMNQGLLVPDELVVAIVEDRLKQKDCENGFLLDGFPRTAVQAEALDEVLRNMGVQLNRVINIEVDKQMLIKRAVGRRICKECGATFHIEFNPSEKVDTCDKCKGNLHQREDDTEETVTKRIEVYMNETKPLIDYYRAKGLLEVIDGELPITVVSEKIIKVLKED, from the coding sequence ATGAGAACTATTCTATTAGGACCTCCAGGTGCTGGAAAAGGAACACAGGCTGAGGTTATTGTTAATGAATTTAACATACCCCATATATCTACCGGAGACATTTTCCGATATAATATAAAGCAAGGTACTGAACTAGGACTTAAGGCTAAAGAATATATGAACCAAGGACTATTAGTACCAGATGAGCTTGTAGTTGCAATTGTAGAGGATCGTCTAAAACAAAAGGACTGCGAAAACGGATTTCTGTTAGATGGCTTTCCTAGAACTGCTGTTCAAGCTGAAGCTTTAGACGAAGTCCTTAGAAATATGGGAGTTCAATTAAATAGAGTTATTAATATAGAAGTTGATAAGCAAATGCTTATTAAAAGAGCTGTTGGAAGAAGAATTTGCAAAGAGTGTGGTGCAACTTTCCATATTGAATTCAATCCTTCTGAGAAGGTAGATACCTGTGACAAATGCAAGGGGAACCTTCACCAACGTGAAGATGACACAGAAGAAACAGTTACGAAAAGAATCGAAGTATATATGAATGAAACCAAACCATTAATAGACTACTATAGAGCTAAAGGTTTATTGGAAGTAATTGATGGTGAGTTACCTATTACTGTAGTATCAGAAAAGATTATTAAAGTCTTGAAGGAAGATTAA
- the map gene encoding type I methionyl aminopeptidase, giving the protein MIYIKSHQEIEIMREAGKIVAETHELLKKSIKPGITTIELDKIAEDFIRGKGAIPAFKGYNGFPASICTSINHEVVHGIPGLKTLQDGDIISIDIGVLHKGYYGDAAETHPVGNISPEAQKLIDVTRQSFYEGIKFAKEGYRLSDISHAIQSYVESFNLAVVRNYVGHGIGINMHEEPQIPNYGLPGKGPRLKANMVFAIEPMINIGTYDVKVLSDGWTVVTLDGEYSAHYEHTVAITDGEPEILTAL; this is encoded by the coding sequence ATGATATATATAAAGTCTCACCAAGAAATCGAAATAATGCGAGAAGCCGGAAAAATTGTTGCTGAAACGCATGAGCTACTAAAAAAATCTATAAAGCCTGGTATTACAACAATAGAACTTGATAAAATCGCAGAAGACTTTATACGAGGAAAAGGGGCTATACCAGCTTTTAAAGGATATAATGGATTTCCAGCAAGCATATGTACATCTATAAATCATGAAGTAGTTCATGGTATTCCGGGATTAAAAACTTTACAGGATGGCGATATTATAAGTATAGATATTGGGGTACTGCATAAAGGCTATTATGGAGATGCTGCAGAAACACATCCTGTAGGAAATATTTCACCGGAGGCCCAGAAACTAATTGATGTGACTAGACAGAGCTTTTACGAAGGCATAAAATTTGCTAAAGAAGGATATAGGCTTTCAGACATATCCCATGCTATTCAAAGCTATGTAGAATCTTTTAACTTAGCTGTTGTAAGAAACTACGTAGGACATGGCATAGGAATTAATATGCATGAAGAACCTCAAATACCTAATTATGGCCTGCCTGGAAAGGGACCTAGGTTAAAAGCAAATATGGTGTTTGCAATAGAGCCGATGATAAACATTGGTACTTATGACGTGAAAGTATTATCTGATGGTTGGACGGTCGTAACATTGGATGGCGAATACTCAGCTCATTATGAACATACAGTTGCAATTACTGATGGAGAGCCTGAAATTCTAACTGCGTTATAA
- a CDS encoding RNA-binding protein, producing MEQGDLDVGQVVQSAMGRDKGKHFIVLDIVDDQHVVVVDGYLRRVEKPKKKKIKHLLRLNLYSGEIRKSILENKKINNAFVRKELERLGFQPKAKNGGSENACPNKM from the coding sequence GTGGAACAAGGAGATTTAGATGTAGGTCAAGTAGTTCAGTCAGCAATGGGAAGAGACAAAGGTAAACATTTTATTGTTCTAGATATAGTAGATGATCAACATGTAGTAGTTGTTGATGGTTATTTGAGAAGGGTTGAAAAACCTAAGAAGAAGAAAATAAAACATCTATTAAGACTAAATTTGTACTCAGGGGAAATCCGCAAAAGCATATTAGAAAATAAAAAAATTAATAATGCTTTTGTTAGAAAGGAACTTGAGCGGCTTGGTTTTCAGCCAAAAGCCAAGAATGGAGGTTCGGAAAACGCATGTCCAAACAAGATGTAA
- the infA gene encoding translation initiation factor IF-1: MSKQDVIEVEGTVKEALPNAMFKVELENGHEILGHISGKLRMNFIRILPGDKVTIELSPYDLTRGRITWRKK; encoded by the coding sequence ATGTCCAAACAAGATGTAATAGAAGTTGAAGGGACTGTTAAGGAAGCCCTTCCTAATGCGATGTTTAAAGTCGAATTAGAAAACGGCCATGAAATATTAGGACATATATCTGGAAAATTAAGAATGAACTTCATTCGTATATTACCAGGAGACAAAGTAACAATCGAATTATCGCCGTATGATTTAACACGTGGAAGAATTACGTGGAGAAAGAAGTAG
- the rpmJ gene encoding 50S ribosomal protein L36, producing the protein MKIRPSVKPICEKCKIIKRKGKVMVICENPKHKQKQG; encoded by the coding sequence ATGAAAATAAGACCGTCAGTTAAACCAATATGTGAAAAATGTAAAATAATTAAGCGTAAAGGTAAAGTAATGGTAATTTGCGAAAACCCTAAGCACAAACAAAAACAAGGTTAG
- the rpsM gene encoding 30S ribosomal protein S13 codes for MARIAGVDLPRDKRAEIGLTYIYGIGRKTSNKILASAGINPDTRVKDLTEEEVNALRKIIDTDYQVEGDLRREISLNIKRLKEIRCYRGLRHIKGLPVRGQKTKTNARTRKGPKRTVGRKKKK; via the coding sequence ATGGCCAGAATCGCTGGTGTTGACTTACCAAGAGATAAGCGTGCTGAAATTGGATTAACATATATATATGGTATTGGTAGAAAAACTTCTAACAAAATCCTTGCTAGTGCAGGTATTAATCCTGATACAAGAGTTAAGGACTTAACTGAGGAAGAAGTAAATGCATTAAGAAAAATTATCGATACTGATTATCAAGTTGAAGGTGATCTAAGAAGAGAGATTTCCCTAAACATTAAGAGATTAAAAGAAATTAGATGTTATAGAGGTCTTCGTCATATTAAAGGTTTACCTGTGAGAGGACAAAAAACTAAAACAAATGCTAGAACAAGAAAAGGTCCTAAGAGAACAGTAGGACGTAAGAAGAAAAAATAG
- the rpsK gene encoding 30S ribosomal protein S11 produces MAKAVKRKTTTRKKRERKNIERGQAHIQSTFNNSIVTLTDMQGNTLSWSSAGQLGFKGSRKSTPFAAQMAAEAAAKGAMEHGLRTIDVYVKGPGAGREAAIRSLQAAGLEVTLIKDVTPVPHNGCRPPKRRRV; encoded by the coding sequence ATGGCTAAGGCTGTTAAAAGAAAGACTACAACACGTAAAAAAAGAGAACGTAAAAATATAGAACGTGGCCAAGCTCATATCCAGTCAACATTTAACAACTCAATTGTTACATTGACAGATATGCAAGGAAATACTTTATCATGGTCAAGTGCTGGTCAATTAGGCTTCAAAGGATCTAGAAAATCTACTCCTTTTGCTGCTCAAATGGCTGCAGAGGCTGCTGCTAAAGGCGCTATGGAACACGGATTAAGAACTATTGACGTTTATGTAAAAGGTCCTGGAGCAGGAAGAGAAGCTGCTATTAGATCATTACAAGCTGCTGGATTAGAGGTTACACTTATTAAGGACGTAACTCCAGTTCCACATAACGGATGTAGACCACCAAAAAGAAGAAGAGTTTAG
- the rpsD gene encoding 30S ribosomal protein S4: MARYKDAVCRLCRREGLKLYLKGERCYTDKCAVTKRAYAPGQHGNNKRKLSNYGMQLREKQKAKRFYGVLETQFRKYFEMADKQPGITGDNLLRLLETRLDNVVYRLGFATSRPEARQLVVHGHFTVNGGKVDIPSYLVSVGDVIAVKDKSKASPKFKELVEAAKATTPQWVSADAEKLEGKIVSLPTREDIDLPIAENLIVELYSR; the protein is encoded by the coding sequence ATGGCAAGATATAAAGACGCAGTATGTAGATTATGTCGTAGAGAAGGACTTAAGCTATATTTAAAAGGTGAAAGATGTTATACAGATAAATGCGCTGTTACTAAAAGAGCTTACGCTCCAGGTCAACATGGTAACAACAAAAGAAAACTTTCTAACTACGGTATGCAGTTAAGAGAGAAACAAAAAGCGAAAAGATTCTATGGAGTTTTAGAGACTCAATTTAGAAAATACTTTGAAATGGCTGATAAGCAACCAGGAATTACTGGGGATAACTTATTAAGACTACTTGAAACTAGATTAGATAACGTTGTTTATAGATTAGGTTTTGCAACGTCAAGACCAGAGGCTAGACAATTAGTTGTTCATGGACACTTCACAGTTAACGGTGGAAAAGTAGATATCCCATCTTACTTAGTAAGTGTTGGAGATGTTATTGCTGTTAAAGATAAGTCAAAAGCGTCACCAAAGTTCAAAGAGCTTGTTGAGGCTGCTAAAGCTACTACACCACAATGGGTTAGTGCAGATGCAGAGAAGTTAGAGGGGAAAATAGTTTCTCTACCTACTAGAGAAGATATTGATCTACCAATTGCAGAAAACTTAATCGTAGAGTTATATTCAAGATAA
- a CDS encoding DNA-directed RNA polymerase subunit alpha codes for MLEMEKPKVEIAEISEDNTYGKFVVEPLERGYGTTLGNSLRRIMLSSLPGAAVTSIKIDTVLHEFSTIPGVKEDVTEIILNLKDLALKLHSNEPKTIRIEAEGEGSVTAGDIISDADVEILNPNMHIATLDAGGKLSMDINVAKGRGYIPAENNKTPGMPIGVIPVDSIFTPVKKVSYSVENTRVGQVTDFDRLVIDLYTDGSIKPDEAISLAAKIMNEHLNLFITLTDHVGDVEIMVQKEEDKKEKVMEMTIEELDLSVRSYNCLKRAGINTVQELTTRAEEDMMKVRNLGKKSLEEVQKKLKELGLNLKPSDE; via the coding sequence ATGTTGGAAATGGAAAAGCCAAAAGTAGAGATTGCTGAAATAAGTGAAGACAATACTTATGGTAAGTTTGTTGTTGAACCACTTGAAAGAGGGTATGGGACCACATTAGGGAATTCTTTAAGAAGAATAATGCTATCTTCACTACCTGGTGCTGCAGTTACATCAATTAAAATAGATACTGTTTTACATGAGTTTTCTACAATACCAGGTGTTAAGGAAGATGTTACTGAAATTATTCTAAACTTAAAGGATTTAGCATTAAAACTTCATTCTAATGAGCCTAAAACTATTAGAATAGAGGCTGAAGGTGAAGGTTCTGTAACTGCAGGTGATATTATTTCAGATGCGGATGTTGAAATTCTAAATCCTAATATGCATATAGCAACTTTAGATGCTGGTGGAAAGTTATCAATGGATATTAATGTTGCAAAAGGAAGAGGTTATATTCCTGCTGAAAACAATAAAACTCCGGGAATGCCAATTGGGGTTATTCCTGTAGACTCAATTTTTACGCCAGTAAAAAAGGTAAGCTACAGTGTAGAAAATACTAGGGTTGGTCAGGTTACTGACTTTGACAGACTTGTTATTGACTTATATACTGATGGAAGCATCAAACCTGATGAAGCAATTTCTTTAGCTGCAAAAATAATGAATGAACACTTGAACCTATTCATTACTTTAACAGACCATGTTGGGGATGTTGAAATCATGGTTCAAAAAGAAGAAGACAAGAAAGAAAAAGTAATGGAAATGACAATAGAGGAATTAGACCTTTCAGTTAGATCTTACAACTGTTTGAAAAGAGCTGGAATAAATACAGTTCAAGAGTTAACAACTAGGGCAGAAGAAGATATGATGAAAGTTCGCAACTTAGGTAAGAAGTCTCTTGAAGAGGTACAAAAGAAGCTTAAAGAGCTTGGACTTAACTTAAAACCGAGTGATGAGTAA
- the rplQ gene encoding 50S ribosomal protein L17 gives MAVQRKLGRETAHRNLMLRNLVTSLIKSGRIETTEAKAKEARRLADKMITLAKRGDLHAKRQALAFMTDETVVKNMFDEIAPKYAERNGGYTRIMKLGPRKGDAAEMVIIELV, from the coding sequence ATGGCTGTACAAAGAAAACTAGGACGTGAAACGGCACATAGAAACTTAATGTTAAGAAACTTAGTTACTAGCTTAATTAAAAGTGGACGTATAGAAACAACAGAAGCAAAAGCTAAAGAAGCTAGAAGACTTGCTGATAAAATGATAACTTTAGCTAAAAGAGGAGACTTACATGCTAAGCGTCAAGCTTTAGCTTTTATGACTGATGAAACAGTTGTAAAAAATATGTTTGATGAAATCGCACCGAAGTACGCTGAGAGAAACGGTGGATATACTAGGATAATGAAGTTAGGACCTAGAAAAGGCGATGCTGCAGAAATGGTAATTATTGAGTTAGTATAA
- a CDS encoding energy-coupling factor transporter ATPase, whose protein sequence is MSSIIEIKNLTYQYTNEDRDLAIKEITKEIKVGEFVAIIGHNGSGKSTLAKLLNALLMPTTGDITVDGLNTKDEDSIWEVRQTAGMVFQNPDNQIVATIVEEDVAFGPENLGLEPKIIVERVNEALQIVDMDHHRHRAPHLLSGGQKQRIAIAGVIAMKPKCIIFDEPTAMLDPSGRREVLKTIKKLNREENMTIIHITHFMEEAVDADRIIVMEEGKIILEGTPREVFSEVSKLKELGLDVPQVTELAHELIKEGVNIPKDILTVDEMVMHLCQLK, encoded by the coding sequence ATGAGCAGTATAATCGAAATCAAAAATTTGACATATCAATATACGAATGAGGATAGGGATTTAGCAATAAAGGAAATAACAAAGGAAATTAAGGTTGGAGAGTTTGTAGCAATAATTGGACATAATGGCTCGGGCAAGTCAACTTTAGCAAAGCTATTAAATGCTCTTTTAATGCCTACTACCGGTGATATCACTGTTGACGGTTTGAATACAAAGGATGAAGATTCTATTTGGGAAGTAAGACAAACAGCTGGTATGGTATTTCAAAACCCAGATAATCAAATTGTTGCTACAATAGTTGAAGAAGATGTAGCTTTTGGTCCAGAAAATCTAGGTTTAGAGCCAAAAATAATTGTAGAGAGAGTAAATGAGGCACTTCAAATAGTTGATATGGATCATCATAGGCATCGTGCCCCTCATCTTTTATCTGGGGGACAAAAGCAGAGAATAGCTATTGCTGGGGTAATTGCAATGAAACCTAAATGTATAATCTTTGATGAGCCTACAGCTATGCTAGATCCATCTGGTAGAAGAGAAGTACTAAAGACAATAAAAAAACTAAATAGAGAAGAAAACATGACAATTATTCACATTACGCATTTTATGGAAGAAGCAGTAGATGCGGATAGAATTATAGTTATGGAGGAAGGAAAGATAATTCTAGAGGGTACTCCTAGAGAGGTATTTTCAGAAGTTAGCAAATTGAAAGAATTAGGTTTAGATGTCCCACAAGTAACAGAATTAGCACATGAATTAATAAAAGAGGGAGTTAATATACCGAAGGATATATTAACTGTGGATGAAATGGTGATGCACTTATGTCAATTAAAATAG
- a CDS encoding energy-coupling factor transporter ATPase, translating into MSIKIENLTHIYNPKSPFETKALDNINLQIESGEFIGLIGHTGSGKSTLIQHLNGLLKSTEGKVIINGLDITNKDTKLSDIRKKVGLVFQYPEYQLFEETIFKDIAFGPTNLNLSEEEIEKRVKESMQQVNLDFEELKDRSPFELSGGQKRRVAIAGILAMKPEILILDEPTAGLDPKGRDEILEQINSLHKENNITIILVSHSMEDIARYVNRIIVMHKSKVVLTGPPKEIFKEYEMLEGIGLGVPQVTDLTKKLLDNGIELNNEIITVEEAKQEILKWIRRKNNA; encoded by the coding sequence ATGTCAATTAAAATAGAGAATTTAACTCATATATATAATCCGAAAAGTCCATTTGAGACTAAAGCATTAGATAACATTAACTTACAAATAGAAAGTGGAGAATTTATTGGACTTATAGGACATACTGGATCAGGTAAATCTACACTTATTCAGCATTTAAATGGGCTTTTGAAGTCTACAGAGGGTAAGGTTATAATAAATGGTTTAGATATAACTAATAAGGATACGAAACTGAGCGATATAAGGAAGAAGGTAGGCTTAGTTTTTCAATATCCTGAATACCAACTCTTTGAGGAAACAATATTTAAGGATATTGCATTTGGACCAACAAACTTAAATCTGTCTGAAGAAGAAATAGAAAAAAGAGTTAAGGAATCTATGCAGCAGGTTAATTTAGATTTTGAAGAATTGAAAGACCGCTCCCCATTTGAGCTTAGTGGGGGTCAGAAACGTAGAGTAGCAATTGCAGGTATTCTTGCAATGAAGCCAGAAATTTTAATTTTAGACGAGCCAACGGCAGGTTTAGACCCTAAGGGAAGAGACGAAATCTTAGAACAGATAAATAGTCTTCACAAGGAAAATAATATTACAATTATTCTAGTTTCTCATAGTATGGAGGATATAGCTAGATATGTTAATAGAATTATTGTTATGCATAAATCTAAGGTTGTTTTAACAGGGCCACCAAAGGAGATTTTTAAAGAGTATGAAATGCTTGAAGGTATTGGCCTAGGTGTACCACAAGTAACTGATTTAACGAAAAAGTTACTGGATAATGGTAT